The proteins below are encoded in one region of Streptomyces roseirectus:
- a CDS encoding electron transfer flavoprotein subunit beta/FixA family protein — protein MSLRIVVTVKYVPDATGDRHFADDLTVDRDDVDGLLSELDEYAVEQALQISENSDDDVEVTVLTVGPEDAKDALRKALSMGADKAIHVEDDDLHGTDAIGTSLVLAKAIEKAGFDLVVSGMASTDGTGGVVPALLAERLGVPQVTLLSQVEVEDGVVKGRRDGDAASEQLEASLPAVVSVTDQSGEARYPSFKGIMAAKKKPVESWDLSDLDIEAEEVGLDGAWTKVDEATERPARTAGTIVKDEGEGGKQLAEFLAGQKFI, from the coding sequence GTGAGCTTGAGGATCGTTGTCACTGTGAAGTACGTGCCCGACGCCACTGGCGACCGGCACTTCGCCGATGACCTGACCGTCGACCGGGACGACGTGGACGGTCTGCTCTCCGAACTCGACGAGTACGCGGTCGAACAGGCCCTCCAGATCTCCGAGAACTCCGACGACGACGTCGAGGTCACCGTCCTCACCGTCGGCCCCGAGGACGCCAAGGACGCCCTGCGCAAGGCCCTCTCCATGGGCGCCGACAAGGCCATCCACGTCGAGGACGACGACCTGCACGGCACCGACGCGATCGGCACCTCCCTGGTCCTCGCCAAGGCCATCGAGAAGGCCGGCTTCGACCTGGTCGTCTCCGGCATGGCCTCCACGGACGGCACGGGCGGCGTCGTCCCGGCCCTGCTCGCCGAGCGCCTGGGCGTCCCGCAGGTGACGCTGCTCTCCCAGGTCGAGGTCGAGGACGGCGTCGTCAAGGGCCGCCGCGACGGCGACGCCGCCTCCGAGCAGCTGGAGGCGTCCCTCCCGGCCGTCGTCTCGGTCACCGACCAGTCGGGCGAGGCGCGTTACCCGTCCTTCAAGGGCATCATGGCCGCCAAGAAGAAGCCGGTCGAGTCCTGGGACCTGTCCGACCTCGACATCGAGGCCGAGGAGGTCGGCCTGGACGGCGCCTGGACCAAGGTCGACGAGGCGACCGAGCGCCCGGCCCGCACCGCCGGCACGATCGTCAAGGACGAGGGCGAGGGCGGCAAGCAGCTCGCTGAGTTCCTCGCGGGCCAGAAGTTCATCTGA
- a CDS encoding DUF4395 domain-containing protein, with amino-acid sequence MDIDARGPRFGAAVTTVVLAAVLITGSAWLLAWQTLAFALGAAGGVARSPYGWVFKAAVRPRLGPPSDFEAPEPPRFAQAVGLLFAGVGLAGFGLGVEWLGLAATGLALAAAFLNAAFGYCLGCELYLVVRRVTVRVE; translated from the coding sequence ATGGACATCGACGCACGCGGGCCACGCTTCGGCGCGGCCGTCACGACCGTCGTTCTGGCGGCCGTCCTCATCACCGGCAGCGCCTGGCTGCTCGCCTGGCAGACGCTGGCGTTCGCGCTGGGCGCGGCGGGCGGGGTGGCCCGCTCGCCCTACGGATGGGTCTTCAAGGCCGCCGTACGGCCCCGTCTCGGCCCGCCGAGCGACTTCGAGGCTCCGGAGCCGCCGAGGTTCGCGCAGGCCGTCGGACTGCTGTTCGCGGGCGTCGGACTGGCCGGATTCGGGCTGGGCGTCGAGTGGCTGGGGCTCGCGGCGACGGGGCTCGCGCTGGCGGCGGCCTTCCTCAACGCGGCCTTCGGGTACTGCCTGGGCTGCGAGTTGTACCTGGTGGTCCGGCGCGTCACGGTCCGTGTGGAGTGA
- a CDS encoding electron transfer flavoprotein subunit alpha/FixB family protein yields the protein MAEVLVHVDHADGAVRKPTLELLTLARRIGEPVAVALGNGAADTAAVLAEHGAVRVLTHDASEYADYLVVPKVDALQAAYDAVSPVAVLVSSSAEGKEIAARLALRIESGLITDATDLEAGDEGPVATQSVFAASFTTKSRVIKGTPVITVKPNSAAVEAAPAAGAVEALAVTFSDKATGTKVTGRTPRESTGRPELTEAAIVVSGGRGVNGAENFALIEALADSLGAAVGASRAAVDAGWYPHTNQVGQTGKSVSPQLYIANGISGAIQHRAGMQTSKTIVAVNKDPEAPIFDLVDYGVVGDLFDVVPQLTEEINTRKG from the coding sequence ATGGCTGAAGTCCTCGTCCACGTCGACCACGCGGACGGCGCCGTCCGCAAGCCCACCCTCGAGCTGCTGACCCTGGCCCGCCGCATCGGCGAGCCCGTCGCGGTCGCCCTCGGCAACGGCGCCGCCGACACGGCCGCCGTCCTCGCCGAGCACGGCGCGGTGCGCGTGCTGACCCACGACGCGTCCGAGTACGCCGACTACCTCGTCGTCCCGAAGGTCGACGCCCTCCAGGCCGCCTACGACGCCGTCTCCCCGGTCGCCGTGCTGGTCTCCTCCTCCGCCGAGGGCAAGGAGATCGCCGCCCGCCTGGCGCTGCGCATCGAGTCCGGCCTGATCACCGACGCGACCGACCTGGAGGCCGGCGACGAGGGCCCGGTCGCCACGCAGTCCGTGTTCGCCGCGTCCTTCACCACCAAGTCGCGCGTCATCAAGGGCACCCCGGTCATCACCGTCAAGCCCAACTCCGCCGCCGTCGAGGCGGCCCCGGCCGCGGGCGCCGTCGAGGCCCTTGCCGTCACCTTCTCCGACAAGGCGACCGGCACCAAGGTCACCGGCCGCACCCCGCGCGAGTCGACCGGCCGCCCCGAGCTGACCGAGGCCGCGATCGTCGTCTCCGGCGGCCGCGGCGTCAACGGCGCCGAGAACTTCGCGCTCATCGAGGCCCTGGCCGACTCCCTCGGCGCGGCCGTCGGCGCCTCCCGCGCCGCCGTCGACGCCGGCTGGTACCCGCACACCAACCAGGTCGGCCAGACCGGCAAGTCCGTCTCGCCGCAGCTCTACATCGCCAACGGCATCTCCGGCGCGATCCAGCACCGCGCGGGCATGCAGACCTCGAAGACCATCGTCGCGGTCAACAAGGACCCCGAGGCCCCGATCTTCGACCTGGTCGACTACGGCGTCGTCGGCGACCTCTTCGACGTCGTCCCGCAGCTCACCGAGGAGATCAACACCCGCAAGGGCTGA
- a CDS encoding SDR family NAD(P)-dependent oxidoreductase has product MGNGALSGAVIAVAGAGGPAGRATLIRLAEAGATVVGADNDPERLAAAVDAARYAAGGATVTGEPVDLLDLDATRAWADRTEKEFGRVDGLVHLVGGWRGSETFTKTSLDDWDFLEMLLIRTVQRTSLAFHEALQRSDRGRYVLISAAGASAPTAGNAAYAAGKAAAEAWTLALADYFRKAGGEGGPTSAAAILVVKALVHDAMRAERPNAKFAGFTDVKELAEAVVGVWNRPAAEVNGQRLWLTKQP; this is encoded by the coding sequence ATGGGCAACGGCGCGCTGAGCGGAGCGGTGATCGCGGTCGCCGGAGCGGGCGGCCCCGCCGGGCGGGCGACACTGATCCGGCTGGCCGAGGCGGGGGCGACCGTCGTCGGCGCCGACAACGACCCGGAACGGCTCGCGGCGGCCGTCGACGCGGCCCGCTACGCGGCGGGCGGCGCGACCGTCACCGGCGAACCCGTCGACCTGCTGGACCTGGACGCCACGCGCGCGTGGGCCGACCGCACGGAGAAGGAGTTCGGCCGCGTCGACGGCCTGGTCCACCTCGTCGGCGGCTGGCGCGGCAGCGAGACCTTCACCAAGACCAGCCTGGACGACTGGGACTTCCTGGAGATGCTGCTGATCCGCACCGTGCAGCGCACCTCCCTCGCCTTCCACGAGGCGCTGCAGCGCAGCGACCGGGGCCGGTACGTCCTGATCAGCGCCGCCGGCGCGAGCGCCCCCACCGCGGGCAACGCCGCCTACGCCGCGGGCAAGGCCGCCGCCGAGGCGTGGACGCTGGCCCTCGCCGACTACTTCCGCAAGGCCGGCGGCGAGGGCGGCCCGACGTCCGCCGCCGCGATCCTGGTCGTCAAGGCGCTCGTGCACGACGCGATGCGCGCCGAGCGGCCCAACGCCAAGTTCGCGGGCTTCACCGACGTCAAGGAACTCGCCGAGGCCGTCGTCGGTGTCTGGAACCGGCCCGCCGCAGAAGTGAACGGACAGCGCCTGTGGCTCACCAAGCAGCCGTGA
- a CDS encoding threonine aldolase family protein, with protein MNPPKTDARRRHDPEVRGFASDNYAGAHPEVMAALALANGGHQVAYGEDDYTEHFQGIVRSHFGPTAEAFPVFNGTGANVVALQAVTDRWGAVICAESAHINVDEGGAPERMGGLKLLTVPTPDGKLTPELIDRQAYGWEDEHRAMPQVVSITQSTELGTLYTPAEIRAICDHAHARGMRVHLDGSRIANAAASLDVPMRTFTNAVGVDILSLGGTKNGALFGEAVVVIDQDAVRQMKHLRKLSMQLASKMRFVSVQLEALLAKDLWLRNARHANEMAQRLAEGVRAVHGVEILYPVQANGVFARLPHDVSVRLQDRFRFYFWDEADGVVRWMCSFDTTEDDVDAFLAALKEEMAR; from the coding sequence GTGAACCCGCCGAAGACCGACGCCCGCCGCCGGCACGACCCCGAGGTCCGCGGCTTCGCCAGCGACAACTACGCGGGCGCGCACCCCGAGGTGATGGCCGCCCTCGCGCTCGCCAACGGCGGCCACCAGGTCGCCTACGGCGAGGACGACTACACCGAGCACTTCCAGGGAATCGTCCGCAGCCACTTCGGCCCCACGGCCGAGGCGTTCCCCGTCTTCAACGGAACCGGCGCCAACGTCGTCGCCCTCCAGGCCGTCACCGACCGCTGGGGCGCGGTGATCTGCGCGGAGAGCGCCCACATCAACGTCGACGAGGGCGGCGCGCCCGAGCGCATGGGCGGCCTGAAGCTGCTCACCGTCCCCACCCCGGACGGCAAGCTCACGCCCGAGCTGATCGACCGCCAGGCGTACGGCTGGGAGGACGAGCACCGCGCGATGCCGCAGGTCGTCTCGATCACCCAGTCCACCGAACTCGGCACCCTCTACACGCCCGCCGAGATCCGCGCGATCTGCGACCACGCGCACGCGCGCGGGATGCGCGTCCACCTCGACGGCTCCCGGATAGCCAACGCGGCGGCCTCCCTGGACGTCCCGATGCGGACCTTCACCAACGCCGTCGGCGTCGACATCCTCTCCCTGGGCGGCACGAAGAACGGCGCCCTGTTCGGCGAGGCCGTCGTCGTGATCGACCAGGACGCCGTGCGGCAGATGAAGCACCTGCGCAAGCTGTCCATGCAGCTCGCCTCCAAGATGCGGTTCGTCTCCGTGCAGCTGGAGGCGCTGCTCGCCAAGGACCTGTGGCTGCGCAACGCCCGGCACGCCAACGAGATGGCCCAGCGCCTCGCCGAGGGCGTCCGCGCGGTGCACGGCGTCGAGATCCTGTACCCCGTCCAGGCCAACGGCGTCTTCGCGCGCCTGCCGCACGACGTGAGCGTCCGCCTCCAGGACAGGTTCCGGTTCTACTTCTGGGACGAGGCGGACGGGGTCGTGCGCTGGATGTGCTCCTTCGACACGACCGAGGACGACGTGGACGCGTTCCTGGCGGCGCTGAAGGAGGAGATGGCGCGGTAG
- a CDS encoding DUF6421 family protein, giving the protein MTEILVRATAGEGLPSGVRVIEQAAWPVLKAAVERIRPWQAANGSIDFDAEGAPTHAEAERAVGEVVAAIEELCPLLPHDAAYHRALVADLTAWSEGGFPVPDFLDSLLAFQPAADRRDGLQHLVVFPMYTQNGNPDRNLEAVVLRMVWPDWLAELERTRYDNPLFCGITFEDFTPGYDTNSAVLFPETIAVREAPERFSWGGIFCDREAARFRRVTESAVSVLGLDLPEDIAAMVHDQKRCEEAFVLWDMVHDRTHSHGDLPFDPFMIKQRQPFWMYGLEELRCDLTAFKEAVKLEADGVPQARDVQYAVLFDRMFRFPVTGDRVRNYDGLGGQLLFAHLHRGEVVRWTDNKLHIDWDRAPKVTNDLCAEIEKLYKDGIDRPKLVHWFAGYDLVARYLSPHPASKWAKGPDALDLSQPPRKLVDDVLPDEFPLSMFYEALAKKLKSVIASTRGIRADGAERTAA; this is encoded by the coding sequence ATGACGGAAATTCTTGTGCGGGCGACGGCGGGAGAGGGGCTTCCTTCCGGAGTCCGGGTGATCGAACAGGCCGCGTGGCCGGTTCTGAAAGCCGCAGTGGAGCGCATCCGCCCCTGGCAGGCCGCCAACGGCTCGATCGACTTCGACGCCGAGGGCGCCCCGACGCACGCCGAGGCGGAGCGGGCCGTCGGCGAGGTGGTCGCGGCGATCGAGGAGCTGTGCCCGCTGCTGCCGCACGACGCCGCCTACCACCGCGCCCTCGTCGCGGACCTCACCGCCTGGTCCGAGGGTGGCTTCCCGGTCCCCGACTTCCTGGACTCGCTGCTCGCCTTCCAGCCGGCCGCCGACCGCCGTGACGGCCTCCAGCACCTCGTCGTCTTCCCGATGTACACGCAGAACGGCAACCCGGACCGCAACCTGGAGGCCGTCGTCCTGCGCATGGTCTGGCCCGACTGGCTGGCCGAGCTGGAGCGCACCCGGTACGACAACCCGCTGTTCTGCGGCATCACCTTCGAGGACTTCACCCCCGGCTACGACACCAACTCGGCTGTCCTCTTCCCGGAGACCATCGCCGTCCGCGAGGCGCCGGAACGATTCTCCTGGGGCGGGATCTTCTGCGACCGCGAGGCCGCCCGCTTCCGCCGGGTCACCGAGTCCGCCGTCTCCGTCCTCGGCCTCGACCTGCCCGAGGACATCGCCGCGATGGTCCACGACCAGAAGCGCTGCGAGGAGGCGTTCGTCCTGTGGGACATGGTGCACGACCGCACCCACAGCCACGGCGACCTGCCCTTCGACCCGTTCATGATCAAGCAGCGCCAGCCGTTCTGGATGTACGGCCTCGAAGAACTCCGCTGCGACCTCACCGCCTTCAAGGAGGCCGTGAAGCTCGAAGCGGACGGTGTCCCGCAGGCCCGCGACGTGCAGTACGCGGTCCTCTTCGACCGCATGTTCCGCTTCCCGGTCACCGGCGACCGCGTCCGCAACTACGACGGCCTCGGCGGGCAGCTCCTCTTCGCCCACCTGCACCGGGGCGAAGTCGTGCGCTGGACCGACAACAAGCTGCACATCGACTGGGACCGCGCCCCCAAGGTCACCAACGACCTGTGCGCCGAGATCGAGAAGCTCTACAAGGACGGCATCGACCGCCCGAAGCTCGTCCACTGGTTCGCCGGCTACGACCTGGTCGCCCGCTACCTCTCCCCGCACCCGGCCTCGAAGTGGGCCAAGGGCCCCGACGCCCTCGACCTCTCCCAGCCGCCCCGCAAGCTCGTCGACGACGTGCTCCCGGACGAGTTTCCGCTCAGCATGTTCTATGAGGCGCTGGCGAAGAAGCTGAAGAGTGTGATCGCCTCGACCCGTGGCATCCGCGCGGACGGCGCGGAGCGCACGGCCGCGTGA
- a CDS encoding DUF6986 family protein, with amino-acid sequence MGQGQQEPVVTSLESAVAEEIGARLAPVDAELARRYPGDPGTRQPVHTVYVPGDAFAAGTIRAWGDAALTALDEHAPDAASLAAVLGLADDLAEPVYARVRAKLEREPVEDLRVDFEDGYGPRPDAEEDRHAAHAARLIAAAHRDGTAAPYTGIRMKCMEAAVRDRGIRTLDIFLSGLLETGPLPAGLTLTLPKVTYPEQVTAMVRLLEAFEKARGLEAGRIGFEIQIETSQAVLGADGTATVARMIDAAEGRATGLHYGTFDYSASLGVSAAHQASDHPVADHAKAVMQVAAAGTGVRVCDGSTNVLPVGPTEKVHDAWRLHYGLTRRALARAYYQGWDMHPGHLPTRYAAVFAFYREGFAQAAARLSRYANRTTGDVMDEPATAKALSGYLLRGLDCGALDAAEVAGSSGLTREELEGFAGRRKAA; translated from the coding sequence ATGGGGCAAGGGCAGCAGGAACCGGTCGTGACGAGCCTGGAGAGCGCCGTCGCCGAGGAGATCGGCGCCCGCCTCGCCCCGGTCGACGCGGAACTCGCCCGCCGCTACCCCGGCGACCCCGGCACCCGCCAGCCCGTCCACACCGTCTACGTCCCCGGTGACGCCTTCGCGGCCGGCACGATCCGCGCCTGGGGCGACGCCGCCCTCACCGCCCTCGACGAACACGCCCCGGACGCCGCCTCCCTCGCCGCCGTCCTCGGCCTCGCCGACGACCTCGCCGAACCCGTGTACGCCCGCGTGCGCGCCAAACTGGAACGCGAACCGGTGGAAGACCTCCGCGTCGACTTCGAGGACGGCTACGGCCCCCGCCCCGACGCCGAGGAGGACCGGCACGCCGCGCACGCCGCCCGCCTGATCGCCGCCGCGCACCGGGACGGCACCGCCGCGCCGTACACCGGCATCCGCATGAAGTGCATGGAGGCCGCCGTCCGCGACCGGGGCATCCGCACCCTCGACATCTTCCTCAGCGGCCTCCTGGAGACCGGCCCGCTGCCCGCCGGGCTCACCCTCACGCTGCCCAAGGTGACCTACCCCGAGCAGGTCACCGCGATGGTCCGCCTCCTGGAGGCGTTCGAGAAGGCGCGCGGCCTGGAGGCCGGCCGGATCGGCTTCGAGATCCAGATCGAGACCAGCCAGGCCGTCCTCGGCGCCGACGGCACCGCCACCGTCGCCCGCATGATCGACGCCGCCGAGGGCCGCGCCACCGGCCTCCACTACGGCACCTTCGACTACAGCGCCTCCCTCGGCGTCTCCGCCGCCCACCAGGCCAGCGACCACCCCGTCGCCGACCACGCCAAGGCGGTCATGCAGGTCGCCGCCGCCGGCACCGGCGTCCGCGTCTGCGACGGCTCCACCAACGTCCTGCCCGTCGGCCCCACCGAGAAGGTCCACGACGCGTGGCGCCTGCACTACGGGCTCACGCGCCGCGCCCTCGCCCGCGCCTACTACCAGGGCTGGGACATGCACCCCGGGCACCTGCCCACCCGGTACGCCGCCGTCTTCGCCTTCTACCGCGAGGGCTTCGCCCAGGCCGCCGCCCGGCTGTCCCGCTACGCCAACCGCACCACCGGGGACGTCATGGACGAACCCGCCACCGCGAAGGCGCTCAGCGGATACCTGCTGCGCGGCCTGGACTGCGGGGCACTGGACGCGGCCGAGGTGGCCGGGAGCAGCGGGCTGACGCGGGAGGAGCTGGAGGGGTTCGCGGGGCGGCGCAAGGCGGCGTGA
- a CDS encoding flavin reductase family protein, with protein MTASPDLAAAQLASPDLLRSVFRRHAAGVAVITAAGEHGPVGFTATSLTSVSAEPALLSFGIGVGASSWPAIARAKHVGVHILGEHQADLAATFARSGADRFGAPTAWREGPEGVPVLDDVLAWLVCRVHTRVPAGDHRIVLAEVVLGDPTRAGRPLLYHQGRFNALRD; from the coding sequence ATGACGGCCTCGCCCGACCTCGCCGCCGCTCAGCTCGCCTCTCCCGACCTCCTGCGCTCCGTCTTCCGCCGGCACGCCGCCGGTGTGGCGGTGATCACCGCCGCCGGGGAGCACGGCCCCGTCGGCTTCACCGCCACCTCCCTCACCTCCGTCTCCGCCGAACCCGCACTGCTGTCGTTCGGCATCGGCGTGGGCGCCTCCAGCTGGCCCGCGATCGCGCGCGCGAAACACGTCGGGGTGCACATACTCGGCGAGCACCAGGCCGACCTGGCGGCCACCTTCGCCCGCAGCGGCGCCGACCGCTTCGGCGCCCCGACCGCCTGGCGCGAGGGCCCCGAGGGGGTGCCCGTCCTGGACGACGTCCTCGCCTGGCTCGTCTGCCGCGTGCACACGCGCGTGCCCGCGGGGGACCACCGGATCGTGCTCGCGGAGGTCGTCCTCGGCGACCCCACGCGCGCGGGACGGCCGCTGCTCTACCACCAGGGACGGTTCAACGCCCTGCGTGACTGA
- a CDS encoding TlpA family protein disulfide reductase, whose translation MTGLMVCVAVLATASAYGVLRKRHGGRVRVRGRDDGRRLDAGRLGGELGERATLVQFSSAFCAPCRATRRTLGEVAAMVPGVAHIEIDAEQHLDLVRELGILKTPTVLVLDAGGHVVRRAAGQPRKADVIAALGEAV comes from the coding sequence ATGACCGGACTCATGGTGTGCGTGGCGGTGCTCGCGACGGCGAGCGCCTACGGAGTGCTGCGCAAGCGGCACGGCGGGAGGGTACGCGTGCGCGGACGCGACGACGGCAGACGACTGGACGCCGGCCGGCTCGGCGGCGAACTCGGCGAACGGGCCACGCTCGTGCAGTTCTCCAGCGCCTTCTGCGCCCCCTGCCGGGCGACCAGGCGCACGCTCGGCGAGGTGGCCGCGATGGTGCCCGGCGTCGCCCACATCGAGATCGACGCCGAACAGCACCTGGACCTCGTGCGCGAACTCGGCATCCTCAAGACGCCGACCGTGCTGGTCCTCGACGCCGGGGGCCACGTCGTGCGGCGCGCCGCCGGCCAGCCGCGCAAGGCGGACGTCATCGCCGCGCTGGGGGAGGCGGTGTGA
- a CDS encoding transglutaminase-like domain-containing protein, with product MELIQNTPDLSAYLADDEVIDHRHPLVRQTAARLAADVPDSYAYAQAAFEYVRDEIPHSQDAQDPRVTWRASDVLEQRTGICYAKAHALTALLRAEDIPTALCYQLLRSDDGPGHVVHGLVAVRFKGAWHRQDPRGNKPGVDARFSLTGERLAWIPDAQEGELDFPTLYAEPHPAVLRALQDATDRPHLWTILPTAL from the coding sequence ATGGAGCTGATCCAGAACACCCCCGACCTGTCCGCATATCTCGCGGACGACGAGGTCATCGACCACCGTCACCCGCTCGTCCGGCAGACCGCCGCACGACTCGCCGCCGACGTCCCCGACTCGTATGCCTATGCACAGGCCGCCTTCGAGTACGTCCGCGACGAGATCCCCCACTCCCAGGACGCCCAGGACCCCCGCGTCACCTGGCGCGCCTCCGACGTCCTGGAACAGCGCACCGGCATCTGCTACGCCAAGGCCCACGCCCTCACGGCCCTCCTGCGCGCCGAGGACATCCCCACCGCCCTCTGCTACCAGCTCCTGCGCTCCGACGACGGCCCCGGCCACGTCGTCCACGGCCTCGTCGCCGTCCGCTTCAAGGGCGCCTGGCACCGCCAGGACCCCCGCGGCAACAAACCCGGCGTGGACGCGCGGTTCTCCCTCACCGGGGAGCGGCTGGCCTGGATCCCCGACGCCCAGGAGGGTGAGTTGGATTTTCCAACCCTCTACGCGGAGCCCCATCCGGCCGTCCTGCGCGCGCTCCAGGATGCCACCGACCGACCGCACCTGTGGACGATCCTCCCGACCGCCCTGTGA
- a CDS encoding endonuclease/exonuclease/phosphatase family protein — MTGTRDVTRRASLRGVVAAAVAVPLLGTVGASQARSDRAKQPAPPSRPAPPLRVMTFNLRFASDKEPNSWAARRPVTRELLLRAAPSVVGTQEGVHGQILDIAADLAPRYAWIGTGLEGRTTDESLAVYYDTARLTPVAHGTYALSDTPEDLASNTWGAAFVRMVTWVRFRDRLGAGREFYVLNTHLDHRSQYARVRAASLIAGRMDALALPALLLGDFNAAAHANEVYDTLLGAGLVDTWDSAPARGPSFGTFHDYRGLVADGRRIDWVLATPGIRARRAWVDTYTRGTQFPSDHLPVCASVDLA, encoded by the coding sequence ATGACGGGCACCAGGGATGTGACGCGGCGCGCGAGTCTGCGGGGCGTGGTGGCGGCGGCCGTCGCCGTCCCGCTGCTCGGCACCGTAGGGGCCTCGCAGGCGCGTTCCGACCGCGCGAAGCAGCCGGCGCCCCCGAGTCGGCCCGCCCCGCCGTTACGGGTCATGACCTTCAACCTCCGTTTCGCCAGCGACAAGGAGCCCAACAGCTGGGCCGCGCGCCGCCCGGTCACGCGCGAACTGCTCCTGCGGGCCGCCCCCTCCGTCGTGGGCACGCAGGAGGGCGTGCACGGGCAGATCCTGGACATCGCCGCCGACCTCGCCCCCCGGTACGCGTGGATCGGCACGGGCCTGGAGGGCCGGACGACGGACGAGTCGCTGGCCGTCTACTACGACACCGCCCGCCTCACGCCCGTCGCGCACGGCACGTACGCCCTCTCGGACACGCCGGAGGACCTCGCGTCGAACACCTGGGGCGCGGCGTTCGTCCGGATGGTCACCTGGGTGCGGTTCAGGGACCGGCTGGGCGCGGGCCGGGAGTTCTACGTGCTGAACACGCACCTGGACCACCGCAGCCAGTACGCACGCGTGCGTGCCGCCTCGCTCATCGCCGGCCGGATGGACGCGCTGGCCCTGCCCGCCCTGCTGCTCGGGGACTTCAACGCCGCGGCGCACGCCAACGAGGTGTACGACACGCTGCTGGGCGCGGGGCTCGTCGACACGTGGGACAGCGCGCCCGCGCGCGGGCCGTCGTTCGGGACGTTCCACGACTACCGGGGGCTGGTGGCGGACGGCCGCCGGATCGACTGGGTGCTGGCCACGCCGGGGATACGCGCGCGGCGGGCGTGGGTGGACACGTACACGCGCGGGACGCAGTTCCCGAGCGACCATCTGCCGGTGTGCGCGAGCGTGGACCTCGCGTAG
- a CDS encoding lysophospholipid acyltransferase family protein: MAELVYRPAVGLAQTLFKVWDLKIDCRGSENIPRSGGAVLVSNHISYLDFIFDGLAALPQKRLVRFMAKESVFRHRISGPLMRNMKHIPVDRTQGEAAYQHALDSLRSGEVVGVFPEATISQSFTLKSFKSGAARLAQEAGVPLVPMAVWGTQRLWTKGHPRNFKRSHIPITIRVGEAIEASKDKYAGAITRQLRERVQELLEAAQRAYPVRPKNASDTWWMPAHLGGTAPTPEEVRAAEAR; this comes from the coding sequence ATGGCAGAGCTTGTCTACCGTCCCGCAGTTGGTCTCGCGCAGACCCTGTTCAAGGTCTGGGACCTCAAGATCGACTGTCGGGGCTCGGAGAACATCCCGCGGTCGGGCGGGGCGGTGCTGGTGAGCAACCACATCAGCTACCTGGACTTCATCTTCGACGGCCTCGCCGCGCTCCCGCAGAAGCGCCTGGTGCGCTTCATGGCGAAGGAGTCCGTCTTCCGCCACCGGATCTCGGGCCCGCTGATGCGCAACATGAAGCACATCCCGGTCGACCGCACCCAGGGCGAGGCCGCCTACCAGCACGCGCTGGACTCCCTGCGCTCCGGTGAGGTCGTCGGGGTCTTCCCCGAGGCCACCATCTCCCAGTCCTTCACCCTGAAGAGCTTCAAGTCCGGCGCCGCGCGCCTCGCCCAGGAGGCGGGCGTCCCGCTCGTCCCGATGGCCGTCTGGGGCACGCAGCGCCTGTGGACGAAGGGCCACCCCCGCAACTTCAAGCGCAGCCACATCCCGATCACGATCCGCGTCGGCGAGGCCATCGAGGCGTCCAAGGACAAGTACGCGGGCGCCATCACCCGCCAGCTCCGCGAGCGCGTCCAGGAGCTCCTGGAGGCCGCCCAGCGCGCGTACCCGGTCCGGCCGAAGAACGCGAGCGACACGTGGTGGATGCCGGCCCACCTCGGCGGCACGGCGCCCACGCCCGAGGAGGTCCGCGCGGCCGAGGCCCGCTGA